CAGTTCGTGCTGCATCTGCTTGCGGACAAGGCGCAGCAATTCTTCGGGCCCGGAGCCGGAAACGAGGCAGGGATAGAGCGGCTGTTTCAGCGCCTGGCGCGCCGCGATCAGGCGGCGGCGAAGGCATTGCATTCGTCGGCGCAGGCGCTGATCGATCGTGGGCATTTGATGACGCGGGCGGATCTGCACCGCAATCTCGAGATATTCAGAAAATCGCTGGAACAGGATGATCTCAGGCCAGTCGGCCCAGGATCTGAATCCCGTTCTAAATTAAAGAGTTAGAGCATGATGTCGCCCGAAACCGCTTACGCTTTTCGGAAGATATCATGCTACAGGGAGCATTGACCTTGGATCTGGGTGAATTTCGCAATCTTATCGCCGCGGTTCGCGGCGAGATCGGAAAAGCGGTGCAGGGGCAGGATGCGATCATCGATCTCGTCCTGATCTCGATCTTTGCCGGCGGGCACTGCCTCGTCGAAGGTCCGCCGGGCACGGCCAAAACCCTGCTTGCCCGGTCGGTCTCCGCCGCCATGGCGCTGGAATACCGCCGCATCCAGTTTACGCCGGACCTGATGCCCGGCGATGTCCTCGGGGTCAATCTCTTCAATTTCCAGACGAACCAGTTCCACCTGACCAAAGGCCCGGTCTTTACCGACATCCTTCTCGCCGACGAGATCAATCGCGCGCCGCCGAAGACCCAGTCCGCCCTGCTTCAGGCGATGAACGAGCGCATGGTCACGCTTGACGGAACCGATTATCCGCTTGGGTCAGATTTCTTCGTGCTCGCCACGCAGAACCCGATCGAGCAGCAGGGCACCTATCCCTTGCCAGAAGCACAGCTCGACCGCTTCCTGTTCAAGCTCGTCGTCGATTTTCCCGGTCGCGATACGGAAATTGCGATCTTGTCCAGACATGCGAGCCAGGCGCTGAAATCGGATGCCCGCAATGCCGGTATCCGCCCGCTCGTCACCAGCGCCGCGCTTGCCGCG
The nucleotide sequence above comes from Rhizobium sp. Pop5. Encoded proteins:
- a CDS encoding MoxR family ATPase translates to MDLGEFRNLIAAVRGEIGKAVQGQDAIIDLVLISIFAGGHCLVEGPPGTAKTLLARSVSAAMALEYRRIQFTPDLMPGDVLGVNLFNFQTNQFHLTKGPVFTDILLADEINRAPPKTQSALLQAMNERMVTLDGTDYPLGSDFFVLATQNPIEQQGTYPLPEAQLDRFLFKLVVDFPGRDTEIAILSRHASQALKSDARNAGIRPLVTSAALAAGRALIDAIHLDETILTYIVDLVRATRSDPDILYGASTRAADALASAVRVRAAFEGRDYGLPDDVQAMLVPALRHRIVLSPSAEIDGRTPDEVLRNIKNRVDAPR